A stretch of DNA from Chionomys nivalis chromosome 14, mChiNiv1.1, whole genome shotgun sequence:
CAGACAGTAACAACACATAGAACCCATCTTTCTTTGCAAACCagttcctagatttttttttgtgtgtgtgtgtgtgtgtgtgcgcgcgtgcgcacacacacacactaaaattaaTCAGCATCTGCAGTTATTGTGAAAAGAACTAGAAATTATATTGTCTGTTGTGCTTTTGTGCACTCGAAACAGGTTTGAAGGGATAGAAGTTGACTTTCCAGAAGGCGCCCTACAGATGTCTTTCTCAGGAGGTAATGCCTTCTCCCTCACTGGGCCAACAACCTTACACCAAGAACTGAGAATTCATTTATCCCACATCTCTGCTCTGCCCTTGTCCCTTCCCTAGAGCACAGCTGACAATGGCCCTGAATTATGAATGCACTTTTTGTGATCTGAACACGGTAGAGTGTGGACCCTTACGCTATCTCCCCTCCTGTTAGTGACTGGACCCCAACAACAACCCAAGGGGACCAAACTGATATTCAAGTATAAccacagatttaaaaataatttttcaagcgaattttaaaaaactttaaaacatattttaggaATTATTGGAACAGGCAGAATCATTGGTGCTTGTTTTCTAAgcataaatgaaaacagaatgcATCATAGTTTCTCTGGGGACAGAAAGACATgaggtttcttctgttttttttttgttttttttttttttaatgttgtcttATTTTAAACCTGGGTGTTTGAATTTTACTTTTACATCGCTGAATTTAGTATATTCCCTCAAaacataatacatttttattctatAGCTTACGGGATCCATCAGATAAAATGTTGGTCTTTCATCTTTATTACCCTcccattaaaatgaagaaaaccgGGACTCACTTCAGTTTAGAAGAGGCAATTTAGTTGGTAATGTCCTCAGTCCTTAAGCCTTTTCAGAGGGAGAGTGCATTATCACCGAGATTTCACACATCTATCTGCATAGGAAGCAACTGGGCCTTTCAGACATATACTAGGTTAAATTTAATAATAGTCTTTGATTAGATTATTTTATTACGACGTTTTTCCATTACCAGTCATTTCCTGAGCACACTAACATTCACAgagcctgccctccctccctgtctgttTGTGTCCGGGAGATCTAGCAGAGTCTCCCCTGCTACAGTGGCCGGGTCTGAAAGGGACAGATTAATAACTGCGCACCACATTGGACGCGCCTGCCTCTCATGTCCCTTGCACCGGCAGCCTTCTGTGATGACGAGGACACAAAGAGCCTCGCGTCAGGCTGCTACCCCTCTTCATAACTCAAAGGCGTCACAGTGGCAATAGCCTCTGGTGCTATTCGTCTTCAGAGCAGTTGTGACACTGCGGCATGATCCATAATTTGGCAGCTATTTACCGTGACATTTCCCTTCAGTGCGGCCATAACATTCAGTGAAGCCATTATTTGGTTCCATTTACCATATAAATTGTATTGTTGTGCATGCATGCTAGCAGCTACATTAGGTACCTGGAAATGAGTAAATCTTGTAAAATAGATACTAACAGCTACTCAGAAACAGGATCTCTTTGCTCCTCAGATGCCAGCAAAGGATTCAATCTTGTCTACAACATTCACAGAGCTCTCTTAATTGCAGACCCGTTTATTAAGCCCGTTTGATGTACTGAAACCCAGGACTTAAAATCATCCAACAGGCTTCACCTTCAAACGGTAAGGCACTGTGGGGTTTTGATCCCACGACAAAAGTGGCAGGCAGCCTTTGGACACAGAAGGTGAAGGGCATGAGACCAGCTCTGGTGCAGTTTGAAGAGAAGCTGCTCGCAGGCTGACAGACAGGACTGCACCAGGACACAACCCTAGAGCAGGTGGCTCCTTTCTCTCTAATGCCGAGAAGCAAAGTTGGAACACAGGACACCTGTCATTCTGCTTCCACCACCTGACATCAAGCCTTCCACACCACGCCTTTGAGGGGAAGCAAACGGTTTTGATTTTGGAATTAGTCTCCCATGTTTGGAACGAGGTGACATTTGCTCTTTGGGGACAGGAAGTAAGCTGTTTTTAACCTTGAACATGCTAGAGTGAGCCCCCTTCTGTGATCCCTGCTATTACATTTCCTGGGGAGGTGGCATAGAATCTTCTCCTTCCTTTGCACACACTAGTTCTCCCGAAGTCCCCTAAACCATAGCTTGCTTTCCCAAACCCACTCTGTTTCTAACAGTATTTCTTTCTGGAACAGGAACATTTTCCTCACAATCTTAAAAGGCTGTGAATTCAAGCCACCAATGAACGATCCATCACTCTCCTCCCAATAACTAAACAGGATCAAATGTGGACAGTTCTCCCCCAAATGTCTACTGAGATCTTTGGGGCTCCTTGCTAAGCATATGGACTGTGAGCATACCTGACCCCAGCACTACCTGGTCACCTGGGAAGTACTTATTAACACAAGAGCAGCCTCTTCCAGCAAAGGAGACCTGGTGAGCGGTTTGAAGACCGACTTAAAAATCTCATCAAGCTGGGGACATACTGACTTGATCAGGTCTCGCATCAGGAATTAATTTACTTCCCTGGAACAATAAAACCTGGACTGAGACCGTCCACGACTAAAGAATCGAATGTAAACGTTAGAGAACTTTTATTGAAGCGTATTATTTTTACCCCCAAGGAAAGGGGGGGGAGTTGAATTCATTAACACTACATTTTTGTTTTAGGAGCTATTGTGTTCATTCTAAGGCATGGagaactctttttctttctcctttggtttcCGTCATTGTTCTGTTGTCATAGTTTACTGCTGACACCGTGAGGTAATTCAACCACAAGTTTTCCAACATTTTCCCCCGTGTACATATAGTCAACAGCCCGGAATATGGAGTCCAGGCCGATGAACCTTCCCTCTGGAGCTAGGTGCCCCATGTCCACCTCACAGACCAGTTCCCCACGACTGTGCAGCTCCAGCAAGTGTTCCATGGCGGCCTGGTACTTGGATAAATAGTGGTTCAGAAAGAAGCCCTGGAGTCTGGCAGACTTCCTCAGGAGCTTCACAGGTAGAGCTCCTGTTTTTACTGGTGAAAGCCCCGTAGGGCTTTGGTAGCCAGAGATAAACCCAATCACCATCAAACGCCCTTTGATGGCTAAGGCATCCACAGCCAGGTCAAACATGGTTCCCCCAACAGACTCGTAGACGACATCGACACCTTCGGGGTACTCCCGCTTCAGGACTGTCGCCACCGGCTCTGCTTTGTAGTTGATGGGGCGATCACACCCAATGGATTTCAGAAAAGCTAACTTTTCCTCTGAGGAGCAGGTTCCAATGACATGGCACTTGGCTATCTTTGAAAGTTGTACAGCAAACTGGCCTGTCCCCCCGGCGGCGGCTGTAACCAAAACCTTCTTCCCTTCTGACAGCTCTCCAAGTTCTTTCAGGCTAATGTATGCAGTGGTGCCACTAACCAGCAGAGTGAGATACTCGGGTTTCACTGAAGGCACCGGAGTGGCAATGCTGGCTGGTACCACTGTATACTCAGCAAAAGAACCAGGAGCCATATAAGCCACAGCCTGGCCCACTGAGTACTTAGCACTAGCAGAGAGGCCTAAGGCTACCACCTCACCAATCCCTTCAAAACCTATGTCAAAGGGGGGCTTCACGGAAGGGTCATAGCGGCCAGCAGAATAGTTGATGTCGGATGCGTTAATACCAACGAATctaggagaaaacaaacagatgTATCAAGATTCTTTCTCTGTTAAAGACCTTCATAGTCTGCTTAGGGGGAAAGACCTTTCCAACCCCAGGGAGTGTGAAAGGGCTCCTAAACTATGGGACTTGACAGAATTCAGGAGAATAATAATTCCTGCTGCTtagctgaggaaaaaaaaagaatttggacaTGTATTAACTTGAGTTTGGGTCGATTTTATTCTTTAAtagttttatgaaaaataatttcatattattttaatcaGCAAGGGATGTATCTGCATTTCCTGTGTAGCTTACTTCTGTCCTCACTCAAAaggcaaaacaagaaagaaagaaagaaaaaaaaatccaggaagtCCTCACCATACACAAAGTTCACTAGAGCTCTGAGCTGGAAATTAATTGGTCTCTTAGCAGAGATGTTAAACAACAACAGTAGGATGAAATGTACGCAAAGAAGCCCACTTGTATTGATTCTGGCAACAATTTAACACTttaggtaataataataatgacaatgatATTATTAAAGATTGATGAACATGCAAGGTCATTCCTGTGACATGTTACTGCCCTGGTGGTTTGAAACACCGAAGCAAATTTTCTCTCTGATGTAACCATGCCCAGTATGAACATATACATTTTGATTAATTGAACAGAAACTGGGGAGAATGATTTTTATGCAGCAATCGGCATTTTATAGCCTTTTCAGATGAAAAGGGAAGCAAGCCCTCACTGTATTTTTCTCAACAAAAAGCAGAGACACAGCCTGATTAATAGCAGATGACTGGTTTCGTTTTTGTATCCAGGCTCACGTTTAACTGTGAGGCCAGTATTTTACCAGCTTTTCTCGGTACCCCACTATACCTCACAGCAAAAACATCCCCATGGGGGCAGCGGCCCCCATCTTCTGAGAACTCAAGCGAGAACTAGAACACACGAGGACCCCCAAATTGCCATTTCCTCCCATAAGAAAGCGAAAAAAATggcaggagaaaaatgaaaagaattctcTTTTAATTTATGAACCCAAACTGTCTTGTGTAGGGGCACACTCTCACTATTCTCTACACAATGCCCTGGACTTCCAAACAGTTCCTCACAATATTCTCCCTTAAAGAAAGATCTTTCTAGACTGTGGAAATAAGAAAGTTGGAAATAGTTTCTTCCACCAAGGTACTGCAGTCAGCTTACCATGGCCCCAATAACTGTAAATTCTGCTTTCTGTACTCACAGATAAAGCCCAATAGTGAACAGAGGGGAAAAtcagttttgttcatttttttcaatatcagaagaattctttttcttcttcttcctttttttttttgtttgaaaaggGGTTGGAAGTCTGCGTTCTCTcgttgttttctctttaaatttacaCAGTTCTCCAGCCCTGCTCTTTCTTCTGAATAGGGCTAGCTCCCCAGATCTTGATGCTAGACTTCCCAGTCAGCCCACTAGAGCCAGGTAGCAGGACATCATTGCCCTTCCTCCATTGGAAAAGCCAACTCCAGGAGAGAAGGCTGCCAGGGTGAAAGTGATCTCAAGGCATGGGAGCAGGGTAAACTCTACTCGTGGTAAACTCTTCCTGTTCTCCTCCAGGCTGTCCTCCTTTGGCATCTCAAAGTCCACAAGGGCTGATTCCCCTCAGGGAGTCTTGACTATGGCCCTGGGAAAAGCTGCTGGCAGTCAGTGCTGTGGCCcagtgggtggggtgggaaggatcCTCAGGAAAGAGGTGCAAATCCCTTCTGCCTCGGGGCAATTTgtcttccttccccccccccccccccccccagaggtgGAGACCTAGCAGGGCACACTGGCGAAGCGGGGCAGCTGTGGCCAAGTTTGGATGGGCTGTAGCTGGACCGGTTGCTGATGGCCAGCAGGGACTTGTGCTGGAAACACCACAGCGATCACTGTGGCGATCAGCTTCAGCAAGCACCAGAGAGGTGGCACTGACCCGCAGGCCTGAGCCTCTTCCCGCTGGCACCTGCCCTGAGGCGCCCTGCCCAGAAAGTCCTGCACCACACTGGGGCGCTTCAGGGCGGATTTCTGCTGGAAACTACGAAGTTTCTTTCCATTGCCACCACTAGGAGAGACATCAAGGACTCCACGTCCCAGGTTTCTGGACCCCTTGGGCTTGCTCAAGTCCCAGGAAAGCCACGCAGAGCAAAACTAGCCAGCTCATGACCATAATCCGCGTTGCACCTCAACCTTGCCCCTCTTCTAACCAATCCTCATCGGGCCAGTAGCAGTTCCAACTATTGTCCACAGTCTGTCTTCTGGTCCCGTATTCTCTCCAGCGTATCCTGGCCCATGGTGCCGGGATCCCTGTCTTTACCTAGTACTTCATTCTATCACTGCGTCCCTGCCGCGGTGGTGGAGACCCGCCGCTGCCTCGGAAGCACCTTAGTCCTTACCTGGACTTTATTTGAAGTTGTGTGAGCCTTCCTCTCCTCAAGATACAAGGTCAAGGGCAGCGGGCTCAAAGGGAAAGAGGGGCTGGgtcaaggaaggaaaaaaaaaaaaggaaggcgaGCCAgagtcacagaaaaacaaaaacaaaactcaggaaAGATGCGCTGGCGCACTTGGAGACCCTCCCTGTACCACCCCCTTTGATTGAATATGTGTGCCAGTAATGACTGCAGGACCCCGGCAACCCGAGAGGAGGATACACTGTGAAAACCGAAGTCCAGGTACCCCACGAAAATTTAATGGGACCACAGCAGGCGGTTCCCAAATATATACCCTTCTCAAGCCACTTGGTTATTTATATTAGAAAGCGGTGAGTGCCTAGTACGGTTAGGTTACTGCAGAAGTGAtgcgggtggggtgggggtggggtgggctttcCTGTGAACAAACACCTAACAGGAAAACTTGGACCACAGGAAGAGCCTTGAAAACTGGGAGATAAAGTCGTCCAAACCAGACtttccttgaaaaacaaaaacaaaacaaaaacaacaacaacaacaacaacaaaaaccagaagaaagagaagaaggaaaagaaaaagaaggaaaagttaaGGAGGGGAGGTATCTGGGCTTAGAGAACATAAATACTttaccctcccccatccatcacaacgccttcccccaccccctactCACTGCTCTTTCCAAAAAGGCTTTGCATTATCCTACACTTGAGCAGAAAATCGTTAGGAATATTTGGAAACGAGAAAAATCTgtcattctcacacacacacacacacaaatcgcACACAAAAAAATGCACTTGACCAGGAatataggtcttttttttttcttttcagagggCTGAGTGGAGGGGGGGAACTGAAGTTGTGCGTGAGGCGGTAAAGGTGCCGGCTGAAGGTGGAGCATCAATTCAAGAGGGGTTCTGTGCACCCCCTCAACACACTTTTCCTTGGTTGTAAACTTCACAGTCCGAAATCCATGCCTAGCTTGCATGCACTGCCCTTCTTGTGAATGAAAGAATGTATTTTGCTAACTGGATTGAGGTGTGGAAATAG
This window harbors:
- the Ptgr3 gene encoding LOW QUALITY PROTEIN: prostaglandin reductase 3 (The sequence of the model RefSeq protein was modified relative to this genomic sequence to represent the inferred CDS: deleted 1 base in 1 codon); the protein is MLRLTAIGARAIVDMSYARHFLDFQGSAIPRAMQKLVVTRLSPNFREAVTLRRDCPVPLPGDGDLLVRNRRPSSPSRSLNKNDGTQKGRLPTRPTRAHPRFLRAIIFSGAAAAWTHTATFRFVGINASDINYSAGRYDPSVKPPFDIGFEGIGEVVALGLSASAKYSVGQAVAYMAPGSFAEYTVVPASIATPVPSVKPEYLTLLVSGTTAYISLKELGELSEGKKVLVTAAAGGTGQFAVQLSKIAKCHVIGTCSSEEKLAFLKSIGCDRPINYKAEPVATVLKREYPEGVDVVYESVGGTMFDLAVDALAIKGRLMVIGFISGYQSPTGLSPVKTGALPVKLLRKSARLQGFFLNHYLSKYQAAMEHLLELHSRGELVCEVDMGHLAPEGRFIGLDSIFRAVDYMYTGENVGKLVVELPHGVSSKL